In the genome of Pseudomonas protegens, one region contains:
- a CDS encoding NAD(+) kinase: MEQFRNIGIIGRLGSSQVLDTVRRLKKFLLARHLHVILEDTIAEVLPGHGLQTSSRKLLGEVCDMVIVVGGDGSLLGAARALARHNIPVLGINRGSLGFLTDIRPDELEVKVAEVLDGHYLVENRFLLQAEVRRHAEAIGQGDALNDVVLHPGKSTRMIEFEIYIDGQFVCSQKADGLIVATPTGSTAYALSAGGPIMHPKLDAIVIVPMYPHTLSGRPIVVDGNSELKIVVSKDMQIYPQVSCDGQNHFTCAPGDTITVSKKAQKLRLIHPLDHNYYEVCRTKLGWGSRLGGGGD, encoded by the coding sequence ATGGAGCAATTTCGCAATATCGGCATTATCGGTCGCCTGGGCAGCTCCCAGGTGCTGGACACAGTTCGCCGACTGAAGAAGTTTCTGCTGGCGCGCCACCTGCACGTGATCCTCGAAGACACCATCGCCGAAGTGCTGCCGGGCCACGGCCTGCAGACCTCCTCGCGCAAGCTGTTGGGCGAGGTCTGCGACATGGTCATCGTGGTCGGCGGCGACGGCAGCCTGCTGGGCGCCGCCCGGGCCCTGGCGCGGCACAATATCCCGGTGCTGGGGATCAACCGCGGCAGCCTGGGGTTTCTCACCGACATCCGCCCCGATGAGCTGGAGGTCAAGGTCGCCGAAGTGCTGGACGGCCATTACCTGGTGGAAAACCGCTTCCTGCTGCAGGCCGAAGTCCGCCGTCACGCCGAGGCCATCGGCCAGGGCGACGCGCTGAACGACGTGGTGCTGCACCCGGGCAAGTCGACGCGGATGATCGAGTTCGAGATCTACATCGACGGCCAGTTCGTCTGCAGCCAGAAGGCCGACGGCCTGATCGTCGCCACGCCCACCGGCTCCACGGCCTACGCGCTGTCCGCCGGCGGCCCGATCATGCATCCCAAGCTGGATGCCATTGTGATTGTGCCGATGTACCCCCATACCTTGTCCGGAAGGCCGATCGTGGTCGATGGCAACAGTGAGCTGAAAATCGTCGTGTCCAAAGATATGCAGATCTATCCGCAAGTCTCCTGTGACGGGCAGAACCATTTCACCTGCGCACCGGGCGACACCATCACGGTCAGCAAGAAGGCCCAGAAACTGCGCCTGATCCACCCGCTGGACCACAACTACTACGAGGTCTGCCGGACCAAGCTTGGCTGGGGCAGCCGACTGGGCGGTGGAGGCGACTGA
- a CDS encoding metallophosphoesterase: MMLDPARSYDLIGDVHGCALTLEHLLDRLGYHKQGGVWRHPSRMAVFLGDIIDRGPRIRESLHIVHDMVEAGQALCIMGNHEFNALGWSTPAAAGSGKQFVREHTPRHARLIHETLTQFEHHPGDWHDFLEWFYELPLFVDAGRFRVVHACWDAGLIAPLRQQYPNGCIDREFLQASALPDSFASTAFDRLLRGTDMRLPHGLTMTSGDGLTRAFFRTKFWEDDPQTYGDIVFQPDALPDPVARTPLSPAEKNSLLRYGPDEPMLFVGHYWRSGKPAPIRPNLACLDYSAVLYGKLAAYRLDQETRLDPNKFVWVDVERPEVLR; the protein is encoded by the coding sequence CTGATGCTCGATCCCGCGCGTAGCTACGACCTGATCGGTGACGTGCACGGTTGCGCCCTGACCCTGGAGCACTTGCTGGATCGGCTCGGGTATCACAAGCAGGGCGGCGTCTGGCGGCATCCGTCGCGCATGGCGGTGTTCCTCGGCGACATCATCGACCGCGGCCCGCGAATCCGTGAGTCCCTGCACATCGTCCACGACATGGTCGAGGCCGGTCAGGCGCTGTGCATCATGGGCAACCATGAATTCAACGCCCTGGGCTGGAGCACCCCGGCGGCCGCCGGCAGTGGCAAGCAGTTCGTGCGCGAGCACACGCCGCGCCATGCCCGGCTGATCCACGAAACCCTGACCCAGTTCGAACACCACCCGGGCGACTGGCACGACTTCCTTGAGTGGTTCTATGAACTGCCGCTGTTCGTCGATGCCGGGCGCTTTCGCGTGGTGCATGCCTGCTGGGACGCCGGCCTGATCGCGCCGCTGCGCCAGCAGTACCCCAACGGCTGCATCGACCGCGAGTTCCTCCAGGCCTCGGCGCTGCCCGACAGTTTTGCCAGCACCGCCTTCGATCGCCTGCTGCGCGGCACCGACATGCGTTTGCCCCACGGCCTGACCATGACCAGCGGCGACGGCCTGACCCGGGCGTTCTTCCGCACCAAGTTCTGGGAAGACGACCCGCAGACCTACGGCGACATCGTCTTTCAGCCCGATGCCTTGCCCGATCCGGTGGCGCGCACGCCCCTGTCCCCGGCCGAGAAGAACAGCCTGCTGCGCTACGGCCCTGACGAACCGATGCTGTTCGTCGGGCATTACTGGCGCAGCGGCAAGCCGGCGCCGATCCGCCCCAACCTGGCGTGCCTGGACTACAGCGCCGTGCTCTACGGCAAGCTTGCCGCCTATCGCCTGGACCAGGAAACCCGTCTGGATCCGAATAAATTTGTCTGGGTCGACGTCGAGCGGCCCGAGGTGTTGCGATGA